A region of Paenibacillus thiaminolyticus DNA encodes the following proteins:
- a CDS encoding YhgE/Pip domain-containing protein: MRHIFSIYANDLKRIGSNWAATVIILGLSILPSLYAWFNIEASWDPYSNTRGIKIAVVNLDQGAEIMDKPVNIGNEVVDNLKTNTLIGWTFVDKDKAMRGVSHGDYYATIIIPEEFSARIGSILSKEPIKAEILYFVNEKINAVAPKITSKGATGIIEEVSDNFVRTANRTIFKIFNELGVELSNELPTIEKVKSLVFKLEASFPRFSDAVNTAMQDVNTANRIVNEALKNLPTVAQLAKDAQQFSSKLADLLQYSRQGIETISPFIKQDLSTLQQAAESVNQVTAILQDITADPSLASTGLGRLSEKLGAAVKIADSTADWFNRLSQAVTGGKLHGVTDRLRQLSDKLAQQVATVNEMKAAVDRGEEVGADLLDHLNRLSQDAGAIAGDLLNRYDSEIKPAMLQGVDKAAEDIAKVQQVLQDAIKNIPDIETLLKDASKVTAIGTEQIPAIQKNLPAVQAKITEFADKIRAFEEQGDITEIIDLLKNNFEKESEFFAEPVILKENKLFPIPNYGSAMSPFFTTLSLWVGALLLVSLLTVEVHEEDTHYTKVQIYFGRYFTFLTIALLQSLFVTTGDIYLLKTYVLHPGWFVAFGLIISAVFMLAVYTLVSVFGNVGKALAIVMLVLQLAGSGGTFPIQTTPPFFQAIHPFLPFTYAISMMREAVGGILWDIVRRDIIVLTVVAGLFLLIGLVLKSPINKASAGLVRKAKESKLIH, encoded by the coding sequence ATGAGACATATTTTTTCGATTTATGCGAACGACCTGAAGCGAATTGGATCCAATTGGGCCGCCACCGTCATCATTCTCGGCTTGAGCATTCTTCCCTCCCTGTATGCGTGGTTCAATATTGAAGCGTCATGGGACCCGTACAGCAATACGCGCGGCATCAAGATCGCGGTCGTCAACCTCGATCAAGGGGCAGAAATTATGGACAAGCCCGTCAATATCGGGAACGAGGTCGTTGACAATCTGAAGACCAATACCCTTATCGGCTGGACCTTCGTCGACAAGGACAAAGCAATGAGGGGCGTAAGCCACGGCGATTACTACGCCACCATCATCATTCCGGAGGAGTTCTCCGCCCGTATCGGTTCCATCCTGTCGAAGGAACCGATCAAGGCCGAGATTCTCTATTTTGTGAATGAAAAAATAAATGCGGTCGCTCCGAAAATTACGTCCAAGGGCGCCACCGGCATCATCGAGGAGGTCAGCGATAACTTCGTCAGAACGGCCAACCGGACGATTTTCAAAATCTTCAATGAACTCGGGGTTGAGCTGTCCAATGAGCTTCCGACGATTGAGAAGGTGAAGAGCCTCGTGTTCAAGCTGGAAGCATCGTTCCCTCGCTTCTCGGATGCGGTGAACACCGCGATGCAAGACGTGAATACGGCGAACCGGATCGTCAATGAAGCGCTGAAGAATCTGCCTACCGTCGCTCAACTGGCGAAGGACGCGCAGCAATTCTCCTCCAAGCTCGCCGATCTGCTCCAATACAGCCGGCAAGGGATAGAGACCATCTCCCCGTTCATTAAGCAGGACTTGAGCACCCTGCAGCAGGCAGCCGAATCGGTGAATCAGGTTACAGCGATTCTCCAGGACATCACCGCCGATCCGTCACTGGCCAGCACAGGGCTCGGCCGGCTGTCGGAGAAGCTGGGCGCCGCAGTAAAGATTGCGGACAGCACGGCGGACTGGTTCAACCGGCTCAGCCAAGCGGTCACCGGCGGCAAGCTCCACGGCGTCACCGACAGACTGCGGCAGCTCTCGGACAAGCTTGCCCAGCAGGTCGCGACCGTCAACGAGATGAAAGCGGCCGTCGATCGCGGCGAAGAGGTCGGCGCCGATCTGCTGGACCATCTGAATCGGCTGTCCCAGGATGCCGGAGCGATCGCGGGAGACTTGCTGAACCGGTACGACAGCGAGATTAAGCCTGCCATGCTCCAGGGCGTGGACAAGGCGGCCGAGGATATCGCCAAAGTGCAGCAGGTACTTCAGGATGCCATCAAGAATATTCCGGACATCGAGACGTTGTTGAAGGATGCTTCGAAGGTGACCGCGATCGGTACCGAGCAGATTCCGGCGATTCAAAAGAACCTGCCAGCCGTCCAAGCCAAAATTACGGAATTTGCGGACAAAATTCGTGCGTTCGAGGAACAGGGCGATATTACTGAGATTATCGATCTGTTGAAGAACAACTTCGAGAAGGAGAGCGAGTTCTTCGCGGAGCCGGTCATCCTGAAGGAGAACAAGCTGTTCCCGATTCCGAACTACGGATCGGCCATGTCTCCGTTCTTCACGACGTTGTCCTTGTGGGTCGGAGCACTGCTGCTCGTCTCGCTGTTGACGGTGGAGGTGCATGAAGAGGATACGCATTACACGAAAGTTCAAATCTATTTCGGCCGGTACTTCACCTTCTTGACTATCGCCCTGCTCCAGTCGCTATTCGTGACGACCGGCGATATTTATCTGCTGAAGACCTATGTGCTGCATCCGGGCTGGTTCGTCGCCTTCGGCCTCATCATCAGCGCCGTCTTCATGCTTGCCGTCTACACGCTGGTCTCGGTCTTCGGCAACGTAGGGAAGGCTCTTGCCATCGTGATGCTCGTCCTCCAGCTCGCCGGCTCCGGAGGCACCTTCCCGATTCAGACGACACCGCCTTTTTTCCAGGCGATTCATCCGTTCCTGCCGTTCACCTACGCGATCAGCATGATGCGGGAAGCGGTCGGTGGCATTCTATGGGATATCGTGCGGCGCGACATCATCGTGCTGACGGTCGTCGCCGGCCTCTTCCTCCTTATCGGCCTCGTCCTCAAAAGCCCGATCAACAAGGCTAGCGCGGGGCTGGTGCGCAAAGCGAAGGAGAGCAAGCTGATCCATTGA
- a CDS encoding MFS transporter: MRFFHHATTEIRSWNRNIQLFFIANLLYQIGTGMFSVLYNLYIQSLGYNDQMNGTIISFQSLATAILFIPIGLLGDRSSRKRILIAGSLVTGISFMLRAFAEAPLSLQVLAVFTGIFAAFFQVIAIPFLAENTPKEQRLKLFSYHSSMVLAAQVLGSMGGGYLADVLQSFGWNKIISLQSVLLIGGAASFAAFLPLLLVKESKRAAQKPEPAPAPSSVLASEPAPAAAKQQEWKVIRRLTFCQLLVGLGSGLVVPYLNLYFTNRFSVSLTAVGLLISLGQVMTIVSMLIGPTLVNRVGQVRAVVLFQLMSLPFLLLTGFTNLLLIASISFLFRQALMNAANPIQSAIMVDRISDSRRGIANSLTQTAFMLGWASMGSVQSYLVTSYGYYWGYAMTFSITGVLYVTSAICYFFMFREDRPNRTGRFRRRPRTGNAPAL, encoded by the coding sequence ATGCGCTTTTTTCATCATGCAACGACAGAGATTCGAAGCTGGAACCGCAATATCCAGCTGTTTTTTATTGCCAATCTTCTCTATCAGATCGGAACCGGCATGTTCTCCGTTCTGTACAATCTATATATCCAATCACTCGGCTATAACGATCAGATGAACGGGACCATCATCAGCTTCCAGTCCTTGGCGACGGCGATCCTGTTCATCCCGATCGGACTGCTTGGCGACCGATCCAGCCGCAAGCGGATTCTGATTGCCGGGTCATTGGTGACCGGCATCAGCTTCATGCTGCGGGCCTTCGCCGAAGCGCCGCTCAGCCTGCAAGTACTGGCCGTCTTTACCGGCATATTCGCGGCCTTTTTCCAGGTGATCGCGATTCCTTTCCTGGCGGAAAATACGCCGAAGGAGCAGCGTCTGAAGCTGTTCAGCTATCATTCCTCCATGGTGCTGGCCGCGCAGGTGCTGGGGAGCATGGGCGGCGGCTATCTGGCCGACGTCCTGCAATCGTTCGGCTGGAACAAGATCATCAGCCTCCAGTCGGTGCTGCTCATCGGCGGCGCCGCCAGCTTCGCGGCCTTCCTGCCGCTGCTGCTGGTGAAGGAGAGCAAGCGGGCCGCTCAGAAGCCGGAACCCGCTCCCGCTCCGTCATCCGTGCTGGCGTCCGAACCGGCGCCCGCCGCGGCGAAGCAGCAGGAATGGAAGGTCATCCGCCGCCTGACGTTCTGCCAGCTGCTCGTCGGCCTCGGCTCTGGCTTGGTCGTGCCGTACTTGAACCTGTATTTCACGAACCGGTTCTCGGTCTCGCTGACCGCCGTCGGATTACTGATCTCGCTCGGCCAGGTGATGACCATCGTCTCGATGCTCATCGGCCCGACCCTTGTCAACCGCGTCGGACAAGTGCGCGCCGTCGTCTTATTTCAGCTGATGTCCTTGCCGTTCCTGCTGCTAACCGGATTCACGAACCTGCTGCTTATCGCATCCATTAGCTTCCTGTTCCGGCAGGCGCTCATGAACGCGGCCAATCCGATTCAATCCGCCATCATGGTCGACCGCATATCGGATTCGAGGCGTGGTATCGCTAACTCCCTTACCCAGACCGCCTTCATGCTCGGGTGGGCCAGCATGGGCTCCGTCCAGTCGTACCTCGTTACCTCGTACGGCTACTATTGGGGCTACGCGATGACCTTCTCCATCACCGGCGTCCTCTACGTGACCTCGGCCATATGCTACTTCTTCATGTTCCGGGAGGACCGCCCGAACCGCACGGGCCGATTCCGCCGCCGGCCCCGCACCGGCAACGCTCCCGCCCTGTAA
- a CDS encoding CxxH/CxxC protein → MYVVCKEHVELAIDKFVDEYEDAPDLVDLDEVEFSDWQKPIKCCMNCEREAKFLIV, encoded by the coding sequence ATGTATGTCGTCTGTAAAGAACACGTAGAATTGGCAATCGATAAATTCGTAGATGAGTACGAGGATGCTCCCGATCTGGTTGATTTGGACGAGGTCGAATTCAGCGATTGGCAGAAGCCGATCAAATGCTGCATGAATTGTGAGCGGGAGGCCAAGTTTCTAATCGTGTGA
- a CDS encoding S1C family serine protease → MSLFEDDFFSPRVRRRIERRWWYRRATAPRDGWKRIRRSGSGKWSTAQVAVVSSIISAFVAIMLYSWLIGSGEAGSPAVAVAGNVMTNDPYERIVQAADKVSPAVVSMVNKQKQIGDEDGVAQDMNLGSGVIFKKDGGKAYVLTNEHVVQGADELEVVLDNGQRKTAELVGKDRVMDVAVVRIDAAGVTAVAEIGDSGTIRRGETVIALGNPLGFGGSLTAGIVGYTNRLIPVSLNQDGVYDWEQMVIQTDAAINEGNSGGALVNLNGQVIGINTMKIATTGVEGLGFAIPINEVMDTVNQIMDAGKVVRPYLGVYTVDVTNPYAPITEEQREDIRLPKDVREGVIVLEASGPAKQAGLKLNDVIVRFDKQEIGSTLELRKYLYEKKHIGDSMDVQFYRDGVLMTVTVILADKPE, encoded by the coding sequence ATGAGCTTGTTTGAGGATGATTTTTTCTCACCGAGGGTGAGACGGCGGATCGAGCGCAGATGGTGGTATCGGCGTGCCACAGCTCCCCGTGACGGCTGGAAGCGGATTCGACGGTCAGGAAGCGGCAAGTGGTCCACGGCGCAGGTCGCCGTGGTCAGTTCAATCATCAGTGCGTTCGTCGCCATCATGCTGTACAGCTGGCTGATCGGCTCGGGAGAGGCAGGCTCTCCGGCCGTGGCCGTCGCCGGAAATGTGATGACGAACGATCCGTACGAGCGGATCGTCCAGGCTGCGGACAAGGTCAGTCCGGCCGTCGTCAGCATGGTCAACAAGCAGAAGCAGATCGGCGATGAAGACGGCGTGGCACAGGATATGAATCTCGGCTCCGGAGTCATCTTCAAGAAGGACGGAGGCAAGGCGTATGTGCTGACGAACGAGCACGTCGTTCAAGGCGCGGACGAATTGGAGGTTGTGCTGGACAACGGACAGCGCAAGACCGCCGAGCTCGTCGGCAAGGATCGCGTGATGGACGTCGCGGTGGTCCGGATTGACGCCGCCGGCGTGACGGCCGTCGCCGAGATCGGCGATTCCGGCACGATTCGGCGCGGCGAGACAGTCATTGCCCTCGGCAATCCGCTCGGCTTCGGCGGGTCGCTGACGGCTGGAATCGTCGGGTATACGAACCGGTTGATTCCGGTCTCGCTGAACCAGGACGGGGTATACGACTGGGAGCAGATGGTGATTCAGACCGATGCCGCGATCAATGAAGGCAATAGCGGCGGGGCGCTTGTCAATCTGAACGGCCAAGTGATCGGCATCAACACGATGAAGATAGCGACTACAGGCGTGGAAGGATTGGGCTTCGCCATTCCGATCAATGAAGTGATGGATACGGTGAATCAGATTATGGACGCCGGCAAGGTGGTGCGGCCGTACCTTGGCGTCTATACCGTTGATGTCACCAATCCGTACGCGCCGATTACCGAGGAACAGCGCGAGGACATCCGGCTCCCGAAGGACGTGAGGGAGGGCGTAATCGTGCTGGAAGCATCCGGTCCCGCCAAGCAGGCCGGCTTGAAGCTGAACGATGTCATCGTCCGGTTCGATAAGCAGGAGATCGGTTCGACATTGGAGCTGCGCAAATATTTGTACGAGAAGAAGCATATTGGCGATAGCATGGACGTTCAGTTCTATCGCGACGGCGTGCTTATGACGGTGACCGTGATATTGGCGGATAAGCCGGAATAA